The DNA region TCTTGAATGTTCCAGCCTTCATATATCAGGGTTTCTCCCTCTTAAGTTGTCATTTTCTGTCATTACCGCATGACCAAAGATACACATCAGTTGTGTTAGTAAATAGTGTCATAGCAACCTTAGAGGAGAGATCCTACATGAGACTTTAGAGGTCTTCTCGATATAGTGAGCTCCCGCTGTGTGCCAGACGCAGGTTCTAACTCTGAGAATAGGAGGTAAACAAGACCTTCCCCTGCTTTCCAGGAATCGTagctcattttgcagatgagaaaccaGAAGCTTGCGGAAGTGAAATGGCTTACCCCAAATCATTTatgtgggagaagaggaaggccaGAGCCGCCTCCCTCGATATTCATGTTACCCAacccaggttcgtttttgcccatcACCCAGAAAACCAAACACCAAGATGACAAGATGGCAGCAGAGGGAGGGTTTAATCATGGAGGAGCCAGGTGAGCAAAcaggagaatgagtctcaaatccccttccccgaaaatagggactcagggatatttatggggtggggggcaaggtggttggaaatgtggagatagatgattggaggggATGGGATTGGAGgggaggtaattgatgatctgcgcaagcgtagtcagatttcatggctcttcatagaatgcatgctcacaaaatggtggcgttagcatgatctgagggtagagtttttagcctcttgacgtcaaaaggtcgcTTATCTGACATCTGCGTGGGCGcggttgatgggttggtggtctccaCCTGTCTAAAGTGGACAaagggttctaattcctgaaaaacagctcaaacgcCCGTTATCATGGTGATCCAGGCTCCATccccagggagatgttatctgtaggaacgtggtgggagtcagacagcatattgcctaaatAGCCGAGTTAACAGTGGGCGTGtgaacaactaaaagctataatcagtaattgcaaaaaagaaaaaaaaactctagTTCCTAGCtgcttaatcatcaatggctaactgtttgcctGTTTCATTAATAATAGTTCACTCTCCCATGATTGAGGACAGTCTGTTCAGAAACTTACTGTAGTCACACTGTGTCATTTGCTTCACCAGTGTGTGCTCCTTGTGGCCAGACGCTATGTCAAATGctcttctttaattccttttcAGCACAATTTAATTAATAAATGGTTACTGATTGAAGTCAATGGGATAAGTCCAGCAAAGTACCTCTTATGCAAGTGTTATTCAGGACAAACTGTCTCTGGTTTTGGTTAGCTCTGTCCCAATTCAGTGCCATACTGTAAACTAGTTCAGAAGCAGCTTTGCCTCCTCGGTATTTTCCTCCTGTGGGTGCACCTTCATCACCACCATTTTCCCCTCATTATTTCTCCCAGGGTCCTCACAGCAGGCAGAgaagttgccagtcttcctgctTCCCAGATCCCTGAGTCCTCTCGGTTTCCCATCTCCCCCAAGGCTGTGCATTTTTCTAAAGACCTGGTCTCGCGCTTCTAATGTCTCGGCTGCCCTTCCATCTGACAGCTTGTCCTGCTTGGCCTCAGGACTCCTCTGATGATGGCCTGCACAAGGAAGAATCTCGGGGTGATCCAGGACCTTGTGGAACATGGTGCCAATCCGCTTCTGAAGAACAAAGACGGCTGGAACAGTTTCCACATTGCCAGCCGAGAAGGTGACCCCCTGATCCTCCAGTACTTGCTCGCTGTCTGCCCGGCTGCCTGGAAGACAGAGAGCAAAATTGGGAGAACTCCTCTGCACACCGCAGGTATGGCCTGGAGCTCTGCAGGGTTGCCGGCGTGGGTGGGCTGACTGCCTTGCCCAGAACTGCAGAACATCATCGAGGTCGAGGCACCCACGGGGGTATGGAGGGTTCTGGAAGATAGAGGGCAGAGGATAAGAGCAGCTTTGGGGTCTTTTGGCATGCAATTAGTTTCTAAAGCTAGTGTAACTTGGCATTTAACATGCTCTTCTCTGTTGTTCAGTTTTcatatttatctgttttattctcCCCAGTTAGTTAGAGGGTAAGCTGGTTCCATTCTCTACTAAGGAAGTCTTTGACCTCGGGCAAGAAACAGCCTCTTGAGCaagtttcctcatcagcaaagTGATGATGGCATTGATGCCATTCCACAGGGTGGGTGTTGGGCTTCCAGAGCATGATGTGTAGGAATCCCTCAGACAGTGCCTGACATGTGGTGAGCACAGAACAACCAGCTGCTGCTCCCTCCATAGTCATTTTCACATTGTTGTTATTAAAGGTAGAAGGGAATGAGCTGTTTTCTTACATCCTCAGCAGCAGCCCCCACAGTGCTGTCTACCTAAACAGGTAGAGGGGCTTCTAACTCAATACCTGGGCTGAGTGCGTGTGGCCTGTCTAGTGGCGATGTCAGATACAGATTTGGGGTACAGTCGTTGTTGTTTGGAGTAATTATCCTTAAGTCTGAATTATCTCTTCCTGGATTgttttaaattagtaaaaagcAAAAGTCCTGTGGCATAAGATGAGATGGATGTTGAGGAGCTCAAGAGTCCAGATCCAGAAATTCAGAACATAATCTAGCCTTCTAGGTGGTACGTTGAATTAGCACACAGGGCTCTTCGTTTCTCTAGAAATCAATGCCTGTGACATGGTATAATGTAGGAAATAGGCATGTAATTATTCTAGCCACAGTGGGCACGTGGGGACCAAGAAATCCTTTGTAAAACTTTGCAAGTGAGTAGAATACTTTTCTCCGCTCATAATCATTTGACCAGCTCCCCTTCTCTTCCAGAGAAACAGTCAGCACCCAGCCATTCTCAGAAAACGGTGGAGAACACATAGTCGAAATCTTTATCACTGAGTGTAGTTATTTTTAGTAGGAGAATCAAATCCCTGGTTATTTTGTTGTGGATTACTGTTAAAATGTTTTACGTTTCCTCAGCAAGAACTGACTGGCCCTAGGGATTTGTAGCACCTAAATGAGGAGGTAGGTTTAGGATTGAAAATTTGCTGTGAAAGTGCTCACAAAGACAAGGTAATCAGGTGTTAGCTGTGTACCTGTTAAGTGACAACATCATTCTTTACCACTTGTCCTGCTAAATCCTTATTTTTCTGGGGTGGTAACAGTGTACCTGACTTACTCCTTCCTGTAAGTCGTAGCTAGAAGGATGGGGCAGAGAGAGGTTCCAGGAGGAGACATGCATTTTATATACGCACTAAAAGCTCTAATTCTCAATTCTCTTCTCCCAGCGATGCATGGCTGTTTAGAGGCAGTACAGGTGCTTCTTCGAAGGTAAGAACAAAACAACAAGTAGAGGAAAATAATTCGCTAATTGTGACAGTTGATAATCTGTGCTACGTAAAGAGCTCAGGCACATTACTCGGAAAGAAACTGAGGTACCAAAAGGACACGAACAAAGGATGTAAGTGAGTAACTCAAagactataaaacaaaaatggcCCAACGAGCATGAAGAAAAATCATCCATTTcaccattcactcaacaaatatttagatattaattCAGTGCCTAATAGAAAGGAAGCACATACTAGATGCAGATCCAGCCACAGAAACAAGACGTGGTTCCCCCCTTCCGGAGCTCCCAGACTGCAGGGAAGACAGGCCCCCACAGAAGTCAGGAGTCTGATGAGTGTGCGAGGAGCCGCGGGACCCCGACAGGAGCATGAGACAGGAAGACCCAGCTTGGCCCGGGAGTGAGGAATCTCAGCCTCAGTGATCCTTCAGCTGTGGCCTGACGAGGCTGAGTGCGGGAGGCAGGAGGCGTTTCAGCCAGAGCTAACAGTACCCCTGAGTGCTTGGCCCGGAAAAAGCACAGTGCAtgtgagaaactggaagaggttcAGTATGTGCTGAAGACTCAAGAGCGAAGGGGAGAGCAGGGCGCAATGAGGCTGCGGAGGGAGGCCAGAATTAGGTCAGGTGGGACACTAGACCCTGTGAAGGATTTTAGACTTTATTCTGAGCATATACGATGCCATGAAGGGTTTTAAACGGGGGTGTGGTAACaagaaatttgtgtttttcaaagatCCTTTGGTTGCTAAACAGACAATGGATTGGAGGGGGAGCAGGAGTGGGTGCTGTGGAAGCGGTGGGAGGCTGTGGCAGTTGAACGGGAGAGGGATAACAGTAGCTGGACTAAGAACCTGACTGTCGGGATGAGAAAGATACTGAAGAAGTGGAAGCAGCAGATCTAGGTGAGTAATTCGATAAAGCggatgagggagaaggaggagtcaaGGATGGCTTCCAGGTTTCTCCCTTTGGCAACCAGTGATGGCGCGGGCACTGTTTCTTGAGATAGAGAACACTGGACGAGCAGCAGGATTTGGGGGCAAAGATGATAATTTCACTTTGGGACATGCTGAGTTGCACGTAGCTCTGAGTCATTCAAGCAAAGGTGTGAGGTGGGCAGTTAGAGACACAGTTCTGAAGCCCAGTGGAGAGGTGTGGGCTGAGACACAAATGTGGGCTTCATCGACACGGAGATGACAGTTGACTCTGTAAGAGTGAAAGAGATTACCCGAGGGAACGATGTACggtaagaagagaagagggcctGACGCAGGGCCCTGAAAGCACGGCTTACGTGTGGGCCCTGCCTGCCAATGGTTGGAACACTCTTGGTTTAGGCAAACTcctaaatattcattcattcaacagatactttTTAAGCACCTCCCGTGTGTTAGGTGCTGGGTGACAAGCACAACAAACGTGGTCCTTTCCCTCACGGCCTGTAGGCAGGTGTGGAAGCCACGTGTCGACAAGCAGTCACAGAAATAAATACCATAAAATTACAGACGTTAGTAGTACTACAAAGGAAAAGTACGCCATGCCATGAGGGAACGAAGGTCGTACAGTCGATGAGGGAGAAAACAGGGCTCTGTGAGGTCGCAGGGAAGCTGCAAGGTGAAGGATGAGTTGGAGTTTGTCAAAGGAAGAATAGAGAAATCAGGTCCCGAGCAGAGGGAATCAGCAAGTGCCAAGGCAGCAAAGAGCTGGGCAACTGGAAGAGCAGAAGaagggaggacaggaagaaggaaggaaggagagaaagtagGTTGTGGGTGCCCAGGGAAGAGAGTCCCCGAGGAACCTGGAGAGGTAAGTAGGTGCCACGTTATCCTGATGGTTAGTGGTCATGTTGTGGTTTTAGACTTTATCCTTTGCAACTGGAGAGTAGTTCCAGGTTTTCAGGAGGAGTGGCTGTCCCCAAATTCACGTGGTGAGAAGCTTGCTCTGGTGGCAGTGAGGATGGCTTAGCAAGGCAGGAGCCTCAGTGAGCACAACCATTAAGGAGGCTGTTGTCTATTGACTTGGTCATAAGGGTgaaagcagagatggagagaagggtacagttttttgaaatattttggatatagaaTTGAGAGATTTTGGTAATAGGTTGGTTATGAGGGATAAGGGACGGCTTCAAGGCTGCTGGCATGAGAAGCTGGACCGATGAtgaaggctggaggaggggctgaTTGGCTGGGGAAGAGTGGCGCACTCCTGAAGAGCTCAGGTCAGATACTGAGATGGGGCAAGAGGGAGAGTCGCAGGTTTTCACAGATCGTTTGTAAGGTGTGTTGTGGACTGCAGGTGGGCAAGACTCCACTGTGCATGGATTTGAAGCAGTGACTTTCCTCAGCTCTGGTGTGTTGGATTTGGGCTCTAGGTGCCAGTATGAACCCAACTGCAGAGACAAGTGTGGACTCACACCCTTTATGGACGCGATTCAGTGTGGTCACATCAACGTAGCAAGGCTGCTCCTGGAAAAACATAAGGTATAGCGATGGTTTGGTTTTATTCCTTTGGGTCTTCCTACAAGTTTTACATCATAGAATAAACAGAAAGCATAGGTATTCAGaccttgggttcaaatcccagctctgccacagggACCTCTTGCGGGACCCCTTGATCTCTTTAAGCATCAGTGCTCCCATCTGTAAGGTGGAGacacatttaattttcttcagagGGTAccataaggattaaataagataatgcacataaagcaGTTAGCAAAGTCAGGATTCCATAAACAGCAGCCGTTTGATAGCACTGATAACCACAAGCTCTCCCCACGCAGTACGCTTTTGGTACTTTAGCATAGAGCGTTGACTCTTAACCTTTGTTTTGGTTACAGAGTCCTCTGAGAATCTTACATAAGCTATGTATCATCTGCCCAGAAAAACATACATAGATGACAAAGCTTTGGCAAAAGATCAGAAGGTCCATGGCCCAGGTTTCTCTGCGCcttatttttgttcctctctctccccaacctGCTAGGCTTGCGTTTCTGCTGAGGATTCCCTGGGGGCCCAGGCTATCCACAGGGCAGCAGTCACCGGGCAGAACGAAGCCATCCGGTTCTTGGTCTCTGAACTTGGCGTTGACGTAGATGTGAGAGCAGCATCGACCCGCCTCACGGCACTTCATTATGCAGCTaaggtttgtttcttttcatcacGGCGTCCCTGCTCCCTTAGGCTTGCCTCACCCCACTGATGAGTAGCTCCAGAATTCTGTTTCTTTGGCTTCAACTCTGTGGAGGAAAGAAATCACCCATGATATACTCCTGAAATGTTTGTGattctgaagccctgtgtccctTTAAGGAGAAAACTGCCTTTATTTTTCCTAggtaaaaactgagaaaaacccTTTACTCCATATATTGCCTGGGCTTTATGTCTGTccgttccccaccccccaccactacctttttttttgttttcaggaaTGTTATTTGAAGCCATAAAAATCCATTGTATAAAATTTCTGGCTCTTTCTCCTTATACTGGATTTCAGAAGTTAAGATTTCTTTAACTGAGGCAAGGAAATTGCATTTACTGGACTCTCCGATGTATAAAATATTTGACATGCAAAAAGTTTTCCCTAGAAAAGTAGCCGCTTGCACCTTCCTGTTTTAAATGCCAGGAGTCTTTTGTGGATTATCTTTAACATGGTTAGCTACCTACCTTTACTTAGTTTTCTTAGCAACAGAAATAAGTATTTTTCTGGTGAGCTGCACTCCTGCCTGCGTTCCCCCCCTGAGAAAGTGGATAGATAGAtgaggctgggctgagggtgTGGCATGTGGCCACAGGGGGAGAAAAGCTAGCAGCTTCACCCACAGGAAAAGTAAACCTGCAATTGATTTTAGTCTCACTGCATCCTAATGGACTAACTGGCTAGACAGAAAGTCCATAAATTGCCTTATAAATGGTGATGCTAGCTGTGATAAAAATCCCATCCAGGAGAGCCTGCAGTCTTCTCTAGTTTGTCTCTGCCCTAAAGACTTCAGCAAAGAGTATGTTTGCTTGGGAGGGTTTGGACTTGTGTGTTCTGTACAAATCACAAGATTTATACTCAATGCACTCAAGGAAACCCAACTGTATTAGTCAATAAATTGGCTTACAAAGTTAATCTTCTATATTCTAATGACTAAATGTCACCAAAatctttatttattgatttttactgAAATTTGAGAGTGATATAACATGTCTTCCTTTAGATATGAAAATTCAGTTTTAGCAGTTGTGTTTTAGAAAAAGTACCTAATGTGCATTAGAGTTTGCATTTAAAGCTTTGCTTTTGTCCTCATCGCAGCGATAACAAGTTTGTTTCAACACTCAGGAAGGTCACGTAAGCACAGTTCAGATGCTCTTATCCTTGGGTGCTGACATCAACGCTAAAGATGCAAGAAGTCGGTCAGGTACGCCCTCATTTTACATGGGCCTTGGAAATTGTTAGTAAACCGCGTAGAAACAGTACGTGGACCTTAATATTAAAACCGTTGGTTTAGTACTAGTCCTCTAATAGCTCAGccagcttttctttaaaataacgtCTGTTCTGTTTGCAAAGCTATAGAAATATTGCTGTTGCCATAGCAATCATGATGACTACTATTCACTACTACTGCTGTTATTGtcgtttttattattttaagccacaacAATATATGTGACATAAAAGCACTTTATCTTAATCCATGATGACGCCAGCTATCCGGGT from Equus asinus isolate D_3611 breed Donkey chromosome 29, EquAss-T2T_v2, whole genome shotgun sequence includes:
- the ANKRD16 gene encoding ankyrin repeat domain-containing protein 16 isoform X1, giving the protein MADPRRLCRLVQEGRLGALREELRGAGPALCPGPAGDTLLHCAARHGRRDVLAYLVEAWDMDIEAANRDYKRPLHEAASMGHRDCVQYLLGRGAAVDCLKKADWTPLMMACTRKNLGVIQDLVEHGANPLLKNKDGWNSFHIASREGDPLILQYLLAVCPAAWKTESKIGRTPLHTAAMHGCLEAVQVLLRRCQYEPNCRDKCGLTPFMDAIQCGHINVARLLLEKHKACVSAEDSLGAQAIHRAAVTGQNEAIRFLVSELGVDVDVRAASTRLTALHYAAKEGHVSTVQMLLSLGADINAKDARSRSALHLACAGQHVACVEFLLQSGLRDSADITGTLAQQLARSADILHCFDHSVTT
- the ANKRD16 gene encoding ankyrin repeat domain-containing protein 16 isoform X2, which translates into the protein MADPRRLCRLVQEGRLGALREELRGAGPALCPGPAGDTLLHCAARHGRRDVLAYLVEAWDMDIEAANRDYKRPLHEAASMGHRDCVQYLLGRGAAVDCLKKADWTPLMMACTRKNLGVIQDLVEHGANPLLKNKDGWNSFHIASREGDPLILQYLLAVCPAAWKTESKIGRTPLHTAAMHGCLEAVQVLLRRCQYEPNCRDKCGLTPFMDAIQCGHINVARLLLEKHKACVSAEDSLGAQAIHRAAVTGQNEAIRFLVSELGVDVDVRAASTRLTALHYAAKPCTWPVQGSTWLVSSFSCSLG